The Cyclopterus lumpus isolate fCycLum1 chromosome 6, fCycLum1.pri, whole genome shotgun sequence genome contains a region encoding:
- the parvg gene encoding gamma-parvin isoform X1, which yields MEADIFEYHKEEDTHIESFHGEKQTFIQPTSLKDPKLEKLKQALVYWINSTLKAEHIVVQSLEEDLYDGLVLHHLLSRLAGVHVSVADIALTSLAQIRKLGLILEQLDKRLGLQDGSRIKWNVKLIHNKDLLATIHLLVAMVRAFQPELDLPQNVTVEVVVVEVSRSGIKSDVHTEVLTEERDAGSGSQSKIEREDPIEQLLKLEAHKVDTVKKAILHFVNQNMSSMGLQVADMDTQFADGVILLLLIGQLEGFCVPLCHFNLTPVSPSEMLHNVTLALDLLNDTGLQVSSVDPQGRHRHLEGPVRAVQEAQREMREEVHSRKLKDREKVKGTINSNNSDVHTYSVHPVFMQMCLLTFRKPIYLFPPV from the exons ATGGAGGCGGATATCTTTGAGTATCAcaaagaggaagacacacacatcgAGTCTTTTCACG GAGAGAAGCAGACGTTCATTCAGCCAACGTCTTTAAAAGACCCCAAACTAGAAAAACTAAAGCAG GCACTGGTTTACTGGATCAATAGCACTTTGAAAGCAGAGCACATAGTGGTTCAGAGTCTGGAGGAGGATCTGTATGATGGACTGGTGCTTCATCACCTGCTGT CCAGGTTGGCCggtgtgcacgtgtctgtggCGGACATCGCACTGACCAGCCTCGCTCAGATCCGCAAGCTGGGACTGATCCTGGAGCAGTTGGACAAGAGACTGGGCCTGCAGGACGGCAGTCGGATCAAGTGGAACGTCAAAC TCATCCACAACAAAGACCTTCTGGCCACCATTCATCtgctggttgccatggtgagagCGTTCCAGCCTGAACTGGATTTGCCTCAGAATGTGACGGTCGAAGTTGTGGTTGTGGAA GTGAGCAGAAGTGGAATCAAATCCGATGTACACACGGAGGTCCTGACCGAGGAGCG GGATGCGGGCTCAGGCTCCCAAAGCAAGATTGAAA GGGAGGATCCCATCGAGCAGCTGCTGAAACTTGAGGCTCACAAGGTCGACACGGTGAAAAAG GCCATCTTACACTTTGTGAACCAGAATATGTCGTCCATGGGTCTGCAGGTGGCTGATATGGACACGCAG TTCGCTGACGGCGtgattctgctgctgctgatcgGACAGCTGGAAGGCTTCTGTGTCCCGCTGTGTCACTTCAACCTGACTCCCGTCAGTCCCTCTGagatg CTTCACAACGTGACCTTGGCCTTGGATCTCCTTAATGACACAGGCCTTCAAGTGTCAAGCGTTGATCCGCAAG GACGCCATCGCCACCTTGAAGGTCCTGTACGCGCTGTTCAAGAAGCACAAAGGGAAATGAGAGAGGAGGTACACTCAAGGAAACTCAAGGACAGAGAAAAG gTTAAAGGAACTATAAACAGTAACAACAGCGACGTTCACACTTATTCGGTTCACCCCGTTTTCATGCAGATGTGTTTGTTGACATTCAGGAAGCCAATTTATTTGTTTCCACCAGTGTGA
- the parvg gene encoding gamma-parvin isoform X2, producing MEADIFEYHKEEDTHIESFHGEKQTFIQPTSLKDPKLEKLKQALVYWINSTLKAEHIVVQSLEEDLYDGLVLHHLLSRLAGVHVSVADIALTSLAQIRKLGLILEQLDKRLGLQDGSRIKWNVKLIHNKDLLATIHLLVAMVRAFQPELDLPQNVTVEVVVVEVSRSGIKSDVHTEVLTEERDAGSGSQSKIEREDPIEQLLKLEAHKVDTVKKAILHFVNQNMSSMGLQVADMDTQFADGVILLLLIGQLEGFCVPLCHFNLTPVSPSEMLHNVTLALDLLNDTGLQVSSVDPQDIVSQDAIATLKVLYALFKKHKGK from the exons ATGGAGGCGGATATCTTTGAGTATCAcaaagaggaagacacacacatcgAGTCTTTTCACG GAGAGAAGCAGACGTTCATTCAGCCAACGTCTTTAAAAGACCCCAAACTAGAAAAACTAAAGCAG GCACTGGTTTACTGGATCAATAGCACTTTGAAAGCAGAGCACATAGTGGTTCAGAGTCTGGAGGAGGATCTGTATGATGGACTGGTGCTTCATCACCTGCTGT CCAGGTTGGCCggtgtgcacgtgtctgtggCGGACATCGCACTGACCAGCCTCGCTCAGATCCGCAAGCTGGGACTGATCCTGGAGCAGTTGGACAAGAGACTGGGCCTGCAGGACGGCAGTCGGATCAAGTGGAACGTCAAAC TCATCCACAACAAAGACCTTCTGGCCACCATTCATCtgctggttgccatggtgagagCGTTCCAGCCTGAACTGGATTTGCCTCAGAATGTGACGGTCGAAGTTGTGGTTGTGGAA GTGAGCAGAAGTGGAATCAAATCCGATGTACACACGGAGGTCCTGACCGAGGAGCG GGATGCGGGCTCAGGCTCCCAAAGCAAGATTGAAA GGGAGGATCCCATCGAGCAGCTGCTGAAACTTGAGGCTCACAAGGTCGACACGGTGAAAAAG GCCATCTTACACTTTGTGAACCAGAATATGTCGTCCATGGGTCTGCAGGTGGCTGATATGGACACGCAG TTCGCTGACGGCGtgattctgctgctgctgatcgGACAGCTGGAAGGCTTCTGTGTCCCGCTGTGTCACTTCAACCTGACTCCCGTCAGTCCCTCTGagatg CTTCACAACGTGACCTTGGCCTTGGATCTCCTTAATGACACAGGCCTTCAAGTGTCAAGCGTTGATCCGCAAG ATATTGTTTCTCAGGACGCCATCGCCACCTTGAAGGTCCTGTACGCGCTGTTCAAGAAGCACAAAGGGAAATGA